Genomic DNA from Coffea arabica cultivar ET-39 chromosome 7e, Coffea Arabica ET-39 HiFi, whole genome shotgun sequence:
CTCCTACGGAGCTTATTTTGAGAGAAAACTCCAAAACTAGTCTAATAGCTTCTCCAGCTATCTTCTCATTCTCCTCTCCACTAGTTTTATAAGAGAACTAGTTACGTAGGAAGCAAATAGAAAAGCTACTTTCATCATCAAAGTCCACCTATGGCTAATGAGTATATCTCCCACAATAAGAACAAACTTTCTACGTGGTCCCCGCTTTGATTTCTTATTGCTAGTGGATTTCATCATATCAATTCAATTCTTCATCAGCAATTCCGTTGGTTTGCACAATTTGGGCTGATGGTGGAAAGCTTTTAGAAGCTTTCACGCGTAGAGAAATCTTCTCAAGAAGGTCCCCTTTTAGCACTTTTCTGCTCCACTTTCTGAAAttatatccaaataccaaatataaatatatattgacaattaaaacaatatttggcaaggataaagaggaaaattaacaataaaattactaacaattaacaccctatcactAGCTGCCTTTGCCTTTGCATTCTATTCCAAAAGCCAGATCTTGCATTCAAATGattaaaaaggtgattgaataAAAGCATTTTGAGAGACACAAGTTCCATTATAAGTCTCTCGCTTTTCTATTCAGTTCGTTAAACTTTTTCTCAATCTCAATGCTTTGGGATTTCTTATCCATAGTATACTCCCAATTATCTTTGTCGTCGTTGGGTTTCCTGAATGTCATCAAAATGTATCATTTCCTAGGACAATTGTccttcaaaagaaaattttacaaCTACTGCACTTTGCTTCTCATGTCCCATAGCAAAATGGTAGAAGTGGGAGGTGGGTGGCGGCCAATGGAGTTTGGTGGTAGAGGAAGAAGATAActcaaaattatcaaaatacccttatttattTAGTCTATTGGGAACTAAATCAGTTTTGTGTGGTGGCGACACCGCAGAGGTTCTTAATTGGAACCGCAACATAAGTTTACATAGCAAATTGGCCAGAAATAAAAGTTAGAAATCAAATCAGCACTAGTAAAAAAGTATAGGGACAAATTTGGCCATTTCCTCTGCTAAAATAAAGTTAAAGGATTAAATTGGATTAAGTGTAAAAGTTCAGGGACTAGATCGGTGATTTCTCCCGCGAAATGATAAATCCACAAGCTCGTCCATGCCAAATTGCCTCTCTCTCAATCTCACCATAATCATGTCATATTCAGAGCTCTGCGCTTCAATTTCTCTTTCTAAAGCGAAACCCCTTTCTCCATGCCCGCCATTTTCATCGAATTCTTCATCTCCGACTACTTCTGTCTTTCTCCCCTCTCCCTTTTCGTTTCCTCTCCCCACCGCCATCTCCAGCCACCATCACCTCCACCACCTGCCTTTTTGCCGCACCGGCAACCGCCCGAACCTTTTCTGCAGGGACTCACAGGTCTCCGGCCCCAAAGATTTCGACGAGGAGGATGATAAGTTGTCGGATGAGTCTGACGTTGACGACGAGAGCTTCAATGTTGAATCAATGGAACACGAAGCCAAATTCGCTGTTAAAGAATTCTCCCACGCTTTGTCTCGTCAATTGAccataggttttttttttctttggacttttttttttccttcattgtTGGTTTTattcttcttgtttttgtttttggtttggATGAGAGAAGAGgcgggaaaagaaaaaaaatagtgatGAAGTGCACCAAAATTTGTGTTTAGATTGAAGGATAATGCATTTTCGAAGTTACTAATTTTAGTTTCTAATAAAGCGCAAAAGAAGACAATGAGCTCTGTTTGGGGATTAAATGAGCCTTAATACGACGTGAATGCTGCTGGATAAAAGCCTGCCTTTCTTTTTGGTTTGGAATTCAATATGTTAAATGTAAGAGTAGCATTATGTAATTGACAAATTTCAAGGGATTTACTACATCTTGGATAAAAGGTAaaatttgttgttgttgttattattattatttagataataaaataaataaaaatgaaacatCAGTTCTACAGAAAATTGTTTCAAATATTCTGTATCTTACGCAGAGCAAGAAGAGTTGAAATAGAAGTGGGAAATTTTTTATTCTGTTATAGGATTTCGCAGGTTGGTTTTAtggtttatttttagtttttcacACAAAGAGTATAGTTTGTGAATTTTctataaataattaactagcttTTACTTGATGCAGTTTAAGTCCTTTTATGTGGCAAAGTGGTTAACCAAATGGAAGACCTGATTAGTTTCTGCATTTACTTAGGATTTTCATCTCTTATGTTCTGCTTTCTCATTCTTCACTTAGGATTTTCATCTCTTATATTCTGCTCTCTCATTCCCTCACACCCCCTCTCCCTCCTCGTTTCTTCCCCTTTTCTAATCCCTATTATTGTTTGTTAGCTTTATGTTCATTTAGGCAATATTTTTGGTTTTAATCTAGTTTGAGTTAaatagatggttcaagtggtgtTGTTTCCGTTTTGCTTTTCATCTTCCTCTAGTTCTGaatgccaaaaaaaattaaaacaaagcattgggTAGGGAAACGTATCTGGTCGGCTCGGGTGAAATCTGTGCtcaattatttgcaaaatctcAACCTTATATTACATGTATTGATTCTTTAGGGCTACTATGGTTCAGTTTAAAGGTTGGATGGAGAAAGTACATGGTTGTTGTCTGCATTTTTTCCTGCTGTTCTGCAGTTGTTTCTTTCAAAAGTAGAGTTTAAAGGATAAATTTTTACTATGGAATAGGGTTGCACTACTGATGGTTCTCTTTGACTCCTTAACTTTGGCTATAGGAAAGTATCCTGACTTTCCACTTCAATGGAAGGGAGACAGTGGATGGAGAAAAGAATACTTCCCTGCTGTTTCTCATTTTCTTATCAGTTTCTCCAAGAACTATATTGGAGAAAACAGTTACTACCTTTTTTTAAGAACGTGTTTCATTGAAGCTGACTAGAGAGCGATAAAATTCAATTTTACctaattgtttcttgctctttAGGACTGAAATGAGGAAATACGGCTCTGATATAGAAAATAGGACTAGTTACAAACAGAAATGATTCTAAGGTCTTGTTTGATAACCGaattcaacacttaaacttaatggaatcagatcttaacatattcagaccatttgataaccaaaaattgaacatttgaaaaccaaaaattgaacatttgaattaattaagtggcactaaattttctaggcaaaactttctcccaaaattaagtgataagctatttacttgtcacttaatgtgatatgcattgaaatgtattagatttaatacttaacaattcaataacttaatggattcagacttcagatttcagacttcagttttcaaacttcagttttatcaaatgcaccctaGGCCGGATTTAACAATTAGTAATGGTTCTGAGACCATGCTGAAGCTAGACACTTTGCAGATGTAATAGATTCAGATTGAATAAAACTTGAAGCCTTCCTGGTTAAAGTTATGTATCTTTTGAAGCCTTGAAGCTGGTCATCTGTAATTTTTCTCATTCATCTAATCACATTGATAGATGCTTTCGCTGAAATCGTCATCCAGGATATACTGATGCTTTACGTCTTTCTTTTGTCTTTGGGGACCTATTTTGGTCTCATTTGTTGACATACCTTTGACTTTGTTTATTTCAGATGATGATCCTGCTGATCAAAAGGAAACTAGCATAAAGAGGAGAAAGCATAAAAGCAGTGCTAAAAATGTTAGTGTTTACCATCTTTATGTGAGGCTAGTATCCATTGTTTATGTTGTTCTTGATGTCTTCTTTAAACCTTTTTCTcaagttcttccttttttttaaccCCCCTTTTACTGGGTTGAAGTTTCAGATTGAAAACATGTAAAAGTTTGCACAATATAAGGGAGGTTTCAAGTACTGATTTTTCAAAAAGTAAATCCAAGAGAAAAAATCTAGTTCACCATAATATTCCGTTCAGTAGTTTTCTTGTGGTCAACTGATGGCCCTCAGATCAGGAATTGTCTTTTCTTCTCATAAAATTCTGTTTCAATTTTAGTAGTAGATTGGACTTCTAGTGATTTTGATGGCTTCTAAATCACAGGATTATTGGGAAGAGAATtgctaatattttttataaaaagatAGATTGAGCATATATACTGATTTAGGGTTGCACAAGTTGATTTTGGAACAATTTGATACTTGTATAATTTTGAAGTTGTAGAGAAGCAGTGTTGTTTGGCATGTGTAGCTTACAATATTTTGCAGTCAGTAGTGTAGCTTTATAGGCTGGAAATCTTCTGATCATTTTCTATCAGTGTAAAGAAATCTTAACCCGGATAAAAGAACGAAACATATTAAGGTGAGCAGTGGCATCGTAAATGGATTACTAAAAGTTAAAGTGAATAGATTGTAGCAAAGAAGTTCAGAGAACAGTTGTGTTCTGTCCAATGGACCATTGTGAATTTTTTTCATAGTTTGTCATAGTTTAGTGTCAGTTTATGGTGAAATATTTGAATGCTGAGATTTAGGGATGGGCTGCTGACTCCAATAAATTTGGTGAAGATTATGTTTATTTTTCATCTTTTCCATTACTTGATAGCTGTTACTGACTGAAATTGAACATTGATtgcttttctttcaattttttgatCTAATTAAACCAATTGCATCTGCAGATCCCTGATCATCTGCTTCCCAGGGTTACGATTGTTGGAAGGCCAAATGTTGGTAAATCAGCTTTGTTTAACCGTCTTGTTGGGGTATACCATCATCCTTGTATCATATTGCTAAGTCTACTGGTTCACTGGAAACAGAATTTAAAGCTGCTATTACTTGACTGTGAATGCTTCGGCATATGGAGTTTGAGCAGTTCTTTCTTCTCATTTTAAAAATTGCTTTGTATGTGGTTAATTAGTATTTTCTTCAGGGAAACAAGGCCATTGTGGTGGATGAACCCGCGGTTACTAGGGATCGTTTGTATGGTAGATCCTTTTGGGGAGATTATGAATTTTTGGTCATAGATACAGGAGGTGTGGTTACCATTTCCAAGTCGCACGATGATGTTATGGAAGAATTGGCTATCTCAACGACCATTGGTATGGAAGGCATACCACTAGCCTCTAGGGAGGCTGCTGTTGCCAGGATGCCATCAATGATTGAGAAACAAGCCACTTTTGCTGTGGAGGAATCATCTGTCATCATATTTCTTGTTGATGGCCAGGTATAGTCCAAAATTCTGGTTTTTATAATTGATATAGTAGGTAAtttgcttttcttcttttgtgcttCTTTCTGTCAGAGAAATTGTATTTATAAATGAAGCGGATTTGAACAACATGCTTGCTGAAACTATTTCTGAATGGTGGTCTGGAGGACAATAGTTGGTTTATATTGTTAAGCAAGCAACCCTTGTTTGTTTGTGGGCAGACAAAGTAATAAACTCTCAACAGGCAGGTCTCACTGCTGCTGATGTTGAAATAGGGGATTGGTTACGAAAGAAGTTCTCGCACAAGCATATTATTCTTGCAGTGAACAAGTGTGAATCTCCAAGAAAAGGTAGCATGCAAGCATCAGAGTTTTGGTCTTTAGGGTGAGTGTCACCTTCCTTGCTTAGAGTTTGCGGAATTGAAGCACATATGCCTAGTTTTACTTTTATGGAGTCAGTTTTATTCTGATTTAATGTGTAGGAAATGGTAAAAAAGGCTAGTTTATTTTCAGTTTTCTCTAAAAGTTTTGTGTGAAGAGTGGCAACATATCTCCCCAAAAATGGAGCCTTTTATCATTGCAACTAAAAATGAATTCAGAGCAAATGCAAGTAACTGTTTCAATTTTCCAGGGGCAAATTTTGACCATCACATAATCCATTTTGCTTTTTGAATGCAACAAGTTCTTAGATGAGTCATATAAACTCCTTTTCTCATTTTTGAACTCCAGTGGTTCTGAAAAAATTGTCTGCTTTATGTCTGCGTACTTGGTATACTTCAGTTCTGAAATATTTTGGCAATTGAAAAAGATTTGAGAAACAAAAGTTATAGTCGTGTAAAGGGCTTTTTCTTCACATTGGATGTCATCATGTCTGTGTTTCAGTTGCTTGATACGAAACAAAAATGCCAATCCATTGATACCATCCCTAACCAATTTGCCTTTGTTAAGTTTTCTACCAGAAGGGATTTAAAAGCCCTCCCTTGGCTGTACGCCCGGTGTCCAAGATCCCACTCTTCCAATTAAAAATTCCTGAGGAGGTGCACTAATGAACCCTTCTGGTCTAGATGTATTCTCACCCTCTAGCCCCTTCTCGTTAGAGTAGGAGAGCATAGAAATAGTGTAGGTGTTTTCTtattggtttctttttttttttttttggaggggggAGGGGTTGGGGGGAACTAGCCTTGTCATATAGAGTCCAAATTCCTGGATAAGCAAAAGAGTTAGCAAGCTCTGTTATGGTTTTGCTTCTTGATATCTGATGTTTGCACAGAAATCTATATTTGTTATCTGCTATTTCCAGTTCAACGGaggtttttttttaacttttgttGCCTTGTATATATCCTTTTTCTGCTACTTCTGTGTTAGCATCTGTTGTTAAGGACTTGAATATGGTGTATGGTTTGATTTATTATTCATTTAATCTGTTTTGCATGGATGATAGCACTGATCTGGTTGATTTACTAGGTTTTCGCCACTTCCTATATCTGCTATATCAGGTACTGGGACTGGAGAACTTCTTGATTTTATTTGCTCAGGATTAGAGAAAATTGAGGTACGCTTTTAGTAGTATCAGAATGTTGTTGCACTGTCTCTTTCATTGGCTAACGTGCTTTGTATTGCATATGATGCCATAATTGTTTTTTTCtcattatatgtttgtttcattGTTAAGAATCAAATATGTTGCAAATGGTGTGAGTTAATCACATGTTGCACAAATGTTATTTTATTACCTTGAGATGGGCTTAGTTTATCCGTCCTCTTTTTCTTGGAAAGCTTGGTGGCTTTTTTCGTCAGTTGATTTTATAGAGAAAAAATTGGTTACTTTGACTTTGATTCTCATTTTTTTATGGTAAATTATGATATTTTGCAAGTTGATTTGTTTGTGTGGGACTGGTGTAAAATGGATTGAATAATAGATATAAATTGAGTCAAATTATAATGAACAATGAAGAATTTTATCTAGAGAATTTTTTGTTGAAGGTTTTTTTGTTTAGAGCGGACAAAGGACTGCTGTTTTCAGATATTTTCAACTGAAAGCAGTTCTGTGTATTGTTTGggtggaaaatattttttttctttaattgacaTGGGAAGTTATCAAGTAAAGCTTTTGAAAAGTAGGGTTCTGTAGTGACAGTTCTGTCATTGCATGGGTTGCTATTTATTGTCTTTGCCAGCTGGACTTCTCGGATTTAAAGACTGAAtctaattttaaataaatggaaaCTGAATAAAAGGGAATCTGGCAATTACGTCTAGGGACTACTAGGAGTCACGGCAAGGAATTGCGCCTTCGTGGTGTTGTGCATAATCTGAAATGTAAATTTTTATTTCTGCTAAAAGTTTTCTTTGACAATAAGTGACATCGCCATTTGTAATGGAGATCGACATTATGGCCACTGGTTGATTTTAGTTCACGAGGAAGAAATCTGCTTAGTGCATCAGCTTGGGTATTTAAACAAATGAGCCTAAATCCTAAGCATTTGACCTGAGTCCTTAGGACATAACAACAAAAAAGAGCTGGAAGTGGATGAGTCATACAAGTAACTCAAAAGCTAGTGTAACTTGAAATAGCTAAAATTGAGCAAGCAGCTTCTTTTGAGCTGGAGTTTGGTAGTGCTTTAGGTGTGAGAATTAAAGAGTTTAGTTTCAGTAAAACTTCAAATAAAGTCTTCAGATTCTGCATCATTCTCCTCTAATTGGAGAAACTTGGCttcaatttttgaagtgtgGAAGTATAAAATCCAGTGCTCTTTAAATTGAACAAGTAGCTATTTTTGGACTTGAGCTATAGTAGTGCCTTAGATCTGAGAACAATCTAAAGTTCTGTCATGGATGGCTGAACAATGTTTAATATCTTTTTTTCACTAAATATATGAAAAATAATTGGAATAGTTGGTTGATCTTGTGATGTCACTTTACAGGACTATGATGATGTTGAAGGGAAAGAAGATTTCGTTCCTGCCATTGCAATTGTTGGCCGACCAAATGTTGGTAAAAGTAGTATTTTGAATGCCTTAGTCAGAGAGGACAGAGCAATTGTTAGCCCAGTAAGTGGAACAACACGTGATGCTATTGATACGGAGTTCACTGGACCTGATGGCCAGGTTTGTCAGCTTGACATATTGCAATGTAGGATTAGCTAAATTGATTTTCAGATGACAAATGTGCTAGTACAAAGCTTAAACAGTATGATGGATACTTGTTTCTTTCAGGGTAGATATTTGAGAGATCTTCTATTCCAAGataatttcagatttttttttctctatacATGCACAAAATAGTCAGTTACATGGATTACGATAGCTTTCCTGTCTGTCTTTTATATGCACTGCTTGCCCCTAATTATTCCTATATTGGTAATGAGTACAAGTTTTGAATCCAAAATAGTTTTCTTTCTATTTCCATCTGTCATTGGATGGAATTGCTTTGATGGCCTATGTTTGCCATCTGGAGCATGTCTGATCCTGAATCAATCATCAATTACATTTAGtagaaacagaaaaagaaaaagttgaaatttgGGAATCTTCTTTCCTCACATTGAGGCAATTATTTATTGTCTTCCTCGTCTTTGTTCATGAAAGCAGAAGTTCTTTTATGAAGAttgcaaagaaaaataaatgccTTCCTTGCAAGACAAATGCCAAGTTCAATATTTGTCATGGTTTGCTGATGGTTGATAGTTAGCTTGCTTTTCTCTCTGGCATTAGATTTTCAACCACTTTGTGAAATTCAGGCTCTACTTGCTTCAGTGAGCACCATCTCCCTTAGAACTTTTAGTGTTGTTAGTCAACATAATTCAAATTTGTGAAGGAAATTGGTCTTATTTTTTCCCTCAATATTATCTTCAGTACTTTATTTTTGGAGCTTACAGTTGCACTTCAAATTTTCCCAAATGATCTAATTACTTCAAAATTTTGCCGCGTTAGAAGTCCTTGAGAAAGTAGATTATTGTACTGTTCTTTCTTGTGTTTTTCTTGTCAGTGGAGGAGATTTATAGTTTCCCATTTTCTCTAGAAATTTCGGCTGATTGACACGTCTGGTATAAGGAGAAGGGTAGCTGTAGCTTCATCGGGCAGCACCACAGAGGCTTTATCAGTTAATCGAGCATTCCGTGCCATTCGTCGTtctgatgttgtggctattgtGATTGAAGCCATGGCATGTATTACGGAACAGGTAGATTACGATACATTTCAGGGATTTTATTGGTTTTGGTGATGGTGCGTTGGTTTGAGAGAGCAGATAGACGCAACT
This window encodes:
- the LOC113701027 gene encoding uncharacterized protein isoform X1 produces the protein MPNCLSLNLTIIMSYSELCASISLSKAKPLSPCPPFSSNSSSPTTSVFLPSPFSFPLPTAISSHHHLHHLPFCRTGNRPNLFCRDSQVSGPKDFDEEDDKLSDESDVDDESFNVESMEHEAKFAVKEFSHALSRQLTIDDDPADQKETSIKRRKHKSSAKNIPDHLLPRVTIVGRPNVGKSALFNRLVGGNKAIVVDEPAVTRDRLYGRSFWGDYEFLVIDTGGVVTISKSHDDVMEELAISTTIGMEGIPLASREAAVARMPSMIEKQATFAVEESSVIIFLVDGQAGLTAADVEIGDWLRKKFSHKHIILAVNKCESPRKGSMQASEFWSLGFSPLPISAISGTGTGELLDFICSGLEKIEDYDDVEGKEDFVPAIAIVGRPNVGKSSILNALVREDRAIVSPVSGTTRDAIDTEFTGPDGQKFRLIDTSGIRRRVAVASSGSTTEALSVNRAFRAIRRSDVVAIVIEAMACITEQDYKIAERIEREGKGCLIVVNKWDTIPNKNQQTATYYEQDVRDKLRLLSWAPIVYCTAIAGHSVDKIIDAAGMVEKERKRRLTTATLNQLVQEAVVFKPPPRTRGGKRGRVYYCTQAAVRPPTFVFFVNDAKLFPETYRRYMEKQLRSSAGFSGTPVRLLWRSRRKMEKDDRRSAATNFAQENYISVDRRLAVA
- the LOC113701027 gene encoding uncharacterized protein isoform X2, which gives rise to MPNCLSLNLTIIMSYSELCASISLSKAKPLSPCPPFSSNSSSPTTSVFLPSPFSFPLPTAISSHHHLHHLPFCRTGNRPNLFCRDSQVSGPKDFDEEDDKLSDESDVDDESFNVESMEHEAKFAVKEFSHALSRQLTIDDDPADQKETSIKRRKHKSSAKNIPDHLLPRVTIVGRPNVGKSALFNRLVGGNKAIVVDEPAVTRDRLYGRSFWGDYEFLVIDTGGVVTISKSHDDVMEELAISTTIGMEGIPLASREAAVARMPSMIEKQATFAVEESSVIIFLVDGQAGLTAADVEIGDWLRKKFSHKHIILAVNKCESPRKGSMQASEFWSLGFSPLPISAISGTGTGELLDFICSGLEKIEDYDDVEGKEDFVPAIAIVGRPNVGKSSILNALVREDRAIVSPVSGTTRDAIDTEFTGPDGQKFRLIDTSGIRRRVAVASSGSTTEALSVNRAFRAIRRSDVVAIVIEAMACITEQDYKIAERIEREGKGCLIVVNKWDTIPNKNQQTATYYEQDVRDKLRLLSWAPIVYCTAIAGHSVDKTQK